A region of the Myxococcus stipitatus DSM 14675 genome:
GCGTAGAGCAGACCGGCGCCCGCGGCCAGGCCGCTGCTGAGCATGAAGGTCAGCGCAATCACGCGGTCGGTGGGGATGCCCATCAGCGCCGCCACCCGGTGGTCCCAGGAGACCGCGCGCATGGCCTGCCCGAAGCGCGTGCTGAACACCAGGTACTGCAGGCCCACCATCAACCCCACCGCGATGAGGAAGCTGATGACCTGCCAGTTCCACACCACCACGTCGCGGTCCCCGATGATGAGCCACTCGGTGGGCTCGATGATTTCAGGGAACGCGCGGGGGCTGGCGCCGGGCAGGAAGCCGATGTCCAGCTGGAAGCCGTAGGAGAGCGCGAAGGAGATGCCGATGGCGGTGATGAGCGCCGTGAGGCGGGGCTTCTCGCGCAGGGGCCGGTAGGCGAAGCGCTCGAAGAGGAACCCCAGGAGCGCGCAGCCCAGCATCGCCACCGCGAAGATGGCGGCGACACCCACGAGCGAGCCGCGCGCCTCGCGTCCCAGTGCGAAGGCGGTGGCATAGCCCATGTAGACGCCGACCATCATGACGTCGCCATGCGCGAAGTTGATGAGCTTGAGGACGCCGTAGACCATCGTGTAGCCGAGCGCGACGAGCGCGTAGATGGTTCCGGCGGCCAGACCATTGATGAGGTGCTGGAGGAGCTGCGCCATTTAGGGAGAGATGGTCGTCACGTACTGCGTCTTGCCGTCCCCGACCTTGAGGACGACGGCGGACTTCACGGCGTTGCGCTTCTCATCGAGCGTGACGGTGCCCGCCACCCCCGGGAAGTCCTTGGTCTGGGCAATCGCGTCGCGCACGGCCGGACCGCTCAGGTCCTTGGCGCGCTGGAGCGCCTCGATGGCCACGCGGGCCGCGTCGTAGCCCAGCGCCGCCAGGGCATCCGGCACGCC
Encoded here:
- a CDS encoding branched-chain amino acid ABC transporter permease, whose protein sequence is MAQLLQHLINGLAAGTIYALVALGYTMVYGVLKLINFAHGDVMMVGVYMGYATAFALGREARGSLVGVAAIFAVAMLGCALLGFLFERFAYRPLREKPRLTALITAIGISFALSYGFQLDIGFLPGASPRAFPEIIEPTEWLIIGDRDVVVWNWQVISFLIAVGLMVGLQYLVFSTRFGQAMRAVSWDHRVAALMGIPTDRVIALTFMLSSGLAAGAGLLYAIKDTSVSPLMGLYVGLKAFVAAVIGGIGHVPGAVIGALVLGLVEEFVVGYAASSWRDAVAFGFLILVLLVKPGGLFGRVAAEKV